Proteins encoded by one window of Dokdonella sp.:
- a CDS encoding acetolactate synthase large subunit, which yields MNGAQALMKTLADAGVSVCFSNPGTSEMHFVAALDQEPRMRAVLALFEGVATGAADGYARMAGKPAATLLHLGCGLGNGLANLHNARKGRVPVVNIVGDHATYHVKYDAQLQSDIETVARNVSTWVRTSGSTEKLGDDAAQAVAAAMGPPGQVATLILPADVSWSEGGVPAAPVQPTTALVADEATLDAIAQALRSGGKAALLLGARALREPGLLAASRIAAQAGVKLFAEVFPTRIERGAGLPHVERLAYLAELASLQLRGLDHLVLVDAKSPVSFFAYPGKASDLVPEGCTVHTLASPMQDAVGGLQQLAARLGADAVAPVLQPAVRPDRPKGKLTAEKVCKAVGHLLPENAIIVDEAQTSGVMLPHFTRGAPRHDVITLTGGAIGQGLPNAVGVAVACPDRPVLALVGDGSAMYTIQALWTMAREKLDVTTIILNNRSYAILNVELQRVGATGGGSKAGEKARSQLDLGNPGIDFVQMAAGMGVHAVRAISADEFCDALAYALRAPGPHLIEAVVPSTFSGLKLRLLPHILGSLASLPQSLALAIKRKVSP from the coding sequence ATGAACGGCGCACAGGCCCTGATGAAGACCCTCGCTGATGCCGGCGTGAGCGTGTGCTTCAGCAATCCCGGCACCTCCGAGATGCACTTCGTCGCAGCGCTGGACCAGGAGCCACGCATGCGTGCCGTGCTGGCCCTGTTCGAGGGCGTGGCCACCGGCGCGGCCGATGGCTACGCGCGCATGGCCGGCAAGCCGGCCGCGACGCTGCTGCATCTCGGCTGCGGGTTGGGCAACGGGCTGGCCAACCTGCACAACGCGCGCAAGGGCAGGGTGCCGGTGGTGAACATCGTCGGCGATCACGCCACCTACCACGTCAAGTACGACGCGCAGTTGCAGTCCGACATCGAGACGGTGGCGCGCAACGTCTCCACCTGGGTGCGCACGTCGGGTTCGACCGAAAAACTCGGTGACGATGCCGCGCAGGCCGTGGCGGCGGCGATGGGACCGCCAGGCCAGGTTGCCACGCTGATCCTGCCGGCCGACGTGTCGTGGAGCGAGGGCGGTGTGCCCGCGGCTCCGGTGCAGCCGACCACTGCGCTGGTGGCCGACGAGGCGACCCTCGACGCCATCGCCCAGGCCCTCCGCAGTGGCGGCAAGGCCGCACTGCTGCTCGGCGCACGCGCGTTGCGCGAACCGGGCCTGCTCGCGGCTTCGCGCATCGCCGCGCAGGCCGGTGTCAAGCTGTTCGCCGAAGTGTTCCCGACCCGCATCGAGCGCGGCGCCGGCCTGCCGCATGTCGAGCGCCTGGCCTATCTGGCCGAACTCGCATCGTTGCAGCTGCGTGGCCTCGATCACCTGGTGCTGGTCGATGCCAAGTCGCCGGTGTCGTTCTTCGCCTATCCGGGCAAGGCCAGTGATCTGGTGCCCGAAGGCTGCACCGTGCACACGCTGGCCTCGCCGATGCAGGATGCGGTCGGCGGATTGCAGCAACTCGCCGCGCGCCTCGGCGCCGATGCGGTCGCGCCGGTGTTGCAGCCCGCCGTGCGTCCAGATCGTCCGAAGGGCAAGCTGACTGCCGAGAAGGTCTGCAAGGCCGTTGGCCACCTGCTGCCGGAAAACGCGATCATCGTCGACGAAGCGCAGACCTCGGGCGTGATGCTGCCGCACTTCACGCGCGGCGCGCCGCGCCACGATGTCATCACCCTGACCGGCGGTGCCATCGGCCAAGGCCTGCCAAACGCGGTCGGTGTCGCGGTGGCCTGCCCGGACCGGCCGGTGCTCGCGCTGGTCGGCGACGGTTCGGCGATGTACACGATCCAGGCCTTGTGGACGATGGCGCGCGAGAAGCTCGACGTCACCACCATCATCCTCAACAACCGCTCCTACGCCATCCTCAACGTGGAGCTGCAACGCGTCGGTGCGACCGGCGGCGGCAGCAAGGCCGGCGAGAAGGCCCGCTCGCAACTGGACCTCGGCAACCCCGGCATCGATTTCGTGCAGATGGCCGCCGGCATGGGCGTCCACGCCGTGCGCGCCATCAGCGCCGACGAGTTCTGCGATGCATTGGCCTACGCCCTGCGCGCGCCGGGCCCGCATCTGATCGAGGCCGTCGTGCCGAGCACCTTTTCCGGACTGAAGCTGCGCCTGCTACCGCACATCCTCGGCTCGCTGGCCAGCCTGCCGCAGTCGCTGGCGCTGGCGATCAAGCGCAAGGTGTCTCCTTGA
- a CDS encoding FAD-linked oxidase C-terminal domain-containing protein gives MATSPAPAALGARLRECFAADEFTLDEAERTVYGYDNSRREALPDAVVFPTMHDQVVALVRICRELQLPLVARGRGTNTTGATVPVAGGIVASFERMNRILAIDADNRIAVVEPGVLNADLQAALKPHGFFWAPDPTSAPFCSIAGNIGCNAGGPRAVKYGATRDNVLALRAVGGTGEAFRCGKPTTKGATGYDLVRLLVGSEGTLAVVTEATLKLTPIASAVRTLRATYADIGAAAAAVARIMAQPVTPCALEFLDDEALRLAREHGGEAIPQAGAMLVVEVDGEADTLSGAADAIARAARGDGLLDWHEACDATEVERIWAARKALSPALRTLAPNKINEDVVVPVSRVPALIAGLKALSQRFAIPIVNFGHAGNGNIHVNLLYRPDDATHAANVDACLDAVFALVLDLDGTLSGEHGIGLAKRPFMTRALDPVALDLMHAIKRQFDPDGILNPGKLLP, from the coding sequence ATGGCCACCTCGCCGGCCCCCGCCGCACTCGGCGCGCGCCTGCGCGAGTGCTTCGCCGCGGACGAGTTCACGCTCGACGAAGCCGAACGCACGGTCTACGGCTACGACAATTCGCGACGCGAGGCACTGCCCGATGCGGTCGTGTTTCCGACCATGCATGACCAGGTCGTCGCACTCGTGCGCATCTGCCGTGAACTGCAACTGCCGCTGGTCGCGCGCGGACGCGGCACCAACACCACCGGCGCTACCGTGCCGGTGGCCGGCGGCATCGTCGCCAGCTTCGAGCGCATGAACCGCATCCTCGCTATCGATGCCGACAACCGCATCGCCGTGGTCGAGCCCGGCGTACTCAATGCCGATCTGCAGGCCGCACTGAAACCGCATGGCTTCTTCTGGGCGCCCGATCCGACCTCGGCGCCGTTCTGCTCGATCGCGGGCAACATCGGCTGCAACGCCGGCGGCCCGCGCGCGGTCAAGTACGGCGCGACACGCGACAACGTGCTCGCCCTGCGCGCGGTCGGCGGCACGGGTGAGGCATTCCGCTGCGGCAAGCCGACCACCAAGGGCGCGACCGGTTACGACCTCGTGCGCCTGCTGGTCGGTTCGGAAGGCACCCTGGCGGTCGTCACCGAGGCCACGCTGAAGCTGACCCCGATCGCGTCGGCGGTGCGCACGTTGCGCGCAACCTATGCCGACATCGGCGCCGCCGCCGCCGCGGTCGCACGCATCATGGCGCAGCCGGTCACGCCATGCGCGCTCGAGTTCCTCGACGACGAAGCACTGCGCCTCGCGCGCGAGCACGGCGGCGAGGCGATCCCGCAGGCCGGTGCGATGCTGGTCGTCGAGGTCGACGGCGAAGCCGACACGCTTTCCGGGGCAGCCGACGCGATCGCCCGTGCCGCGCGCGGCGACGGCCTGCTCGACTGGCACGAGGCGTGCGACGCCACCGAAGTCGAACGCATCTGGGCCGCACGCAAGGCCTTGTCACCGGCCCTGCGCACGCTCGCACCGAACAAGATCAACGAGGACGTGGTCGTGCCGGTCAGCCGGGTGCCGGCGCTGATCGCCGGACTCAAGGCGCTTTCGCAGCGCTTCGCCATCCCGATCGTGAACTTCGGCCATGCCGGCAACGGCAACATCCACGTCAACCTGCTCTACCGTCCCGACGATGCCACCCACGCCGCCAACGTCGATGCCTGCCTCGACGCCGTGTTCGCGCTCGTCCTCGACCTCGACGGCACGCTCTCCGGCGAACACGGCATCGGCCTCGCCAAGCGTCCGTTCATGACCCGCGCACTCGACCCGGTCGCCCTCGACCTCATGCACGCGATCAAGCGCCAGTTCGACCCCGACGGCATCTTGAATCCGGGAAAGCTGTTGCCCTGA
- a CDS encoding BON domain-containing protein, translated as MNLSARISSTIALLLLLLPLLGGCVAVVATGAVATGSAVHDRRSTGIVIDDKRIQLSAYDTINKDKELVLRNRVMIAVYNGTMLLMGEVRTPELKARAEETVTGFEGVRRIVNEIDIMEPEGFWARRNDNRLTARVKLALLDAVSTPGFDPTRVKVSTAHRTVYLQGILKAEEDEIATEIARNVNGVERVVKVFEYTGD; from the coding sequence ATGAATCTTTCCGCCAGAATCTCCAGCACCATTGCACTGCTGTTGCTCCTGCTGCCACTGCTCGGCGGCTGTGTCGCCGTGGTCGCCACCGGCGCCGTCGCCACCGGCTCGGCCGTGCACGACCGCCGCAGCACCGGCATCGTCATCGACGACAAGCGCATCCAGCTCAGCGCCTACGACACGATCAACAAGGACAAGGAACTCGTGCTGCGCAATCGCGTGATGATCGCCGTCTACAACGGCACGATGTTGCTGATGGGCGAGGTGCGCACCCCGGAACTGAAGGCACGCGCAGAGGAAACGGTCACCGGCTTCGAGGGCGTCAGGCGCATCGTCAACGAAATCGACATCATGGAGCCCGAAGGCTTCTGGGCGCGTCGCAACGACAACCGCCTGACCGCGCGCGTCAAGCTCGCCCTGCTCGATGCCGTGTCGACGCCGGGCTTCGACCCGACCCGGGTCAAGGTCAGCACCGCCCACCGCACCGTCTACCTGCAAGGCATCCTCAAGGCCGAGGAAGACGAGATCGCCACCGAAATCGCGCGCAACGTCAATGGCGTCGAGCGCGTGGTCAAGGTATTCGAGTACACCGGGGACTAG
- a CDS encoding YraN family protein, translating to MRSTGARYEDIALAHAERNGLRLVARNFNCRYGELDLVMCDGDVLAFIEVRYRRGHGFGGAVASVGASKRARLVAAARMFLQMHPQWVHHACRFDVVAIGGVAGHPTIEWLRDAFRTD from the coding sequence GTGCGCAGCACCGGTGCCCGCTACGAGGACATCGCCCTCGCCCACGCCGAGCGCAACGGACTGCGCCTGGTCGCGCGCAACTTCAACTGCCGCTATGGCGAACTCGACCTCGTCATGTGCGACGGCGACGTACTCGCGTTCATCGAAGTGCGCTACCGTCGCGGCCATGGTTTCGGCGGCGCTGTGGCGTCGGTCGGCGCAAGCAAGCGCGCACGCCTGGTCGCCGCGGCGCGGATGTTCCTGCAGATGCACCCTCAGTGGGTGCATCACGCCTGCCGCTTCGACGTCGTGGCGATCGGTGGCGTGGCAGGTCACCCGACGATCGAGTGGTTGCGCGATGCCTTCCGCACTGACTGA
- a CDS encoding penicillin-binding protein activator produces MPAFAISSKHAFLLSVLLALAGCATSGGVGPAPVDDVNSARATQLTRDGDLDAATDAWLELAGRGGDRAAGYRLRAAETRRDAGDFAGVERITADIKRRRLVGDEALRLDLLEAELALRHGDAARASALLTIPETGVPAPLRARVLELRARSEAANGKRLAAARLRTMLDGELDGVDREDNREQLLDLLAGLDESTLKAHATTLRPDDPLLPAIEQAIRRHGGALPRTLPIPQRPVGTLLPGSEREGYRAIAQVALILPFGGQVAGVAQSIRDGFLAAYYNDVDGHRPSLRLYDAGRTPEDAIAAYRKAVADGAGVVVGPLQREAVGALLRQSLPVRVLALNHPDSGETPPPGSAEFGLLPDAEGMQAAERMLSLGLTRAAIIAADTDWAERAALAFRAQFESRGGTVTGEARIRESEVNYKSAVLQAAAAITDATQTIDGSVRRDTPTDAGVFISMRPQQARLLAPQLKLAGVNVPVLATSHIHSGETSPGLDRDLDGIEFCDAAWLFGTVPGRPDRNEISHYLRSAGGVGARLFAFGMDAYALLPYLDWLLANRDAYLDGATGQLAADSFGRIHRVLTWARYSGGVARPVYGALSPAAP; encoded by the coding sequence ATGCCCGCGTTCGCGATTTCCTCCAAGCACGCCTTCCTGCTGAGTGTTCTTCTCGCCCTCGCCGGCTGCGCGACCAGCGGCGGTGTCGGCCCGGCCCCGGTCGACGACGTCAACAGCGCGCGTGCCACCCAGCTCACCCGCGACGGCGATCTCGACGCGGCCACCGACGCCTGGCTCGAACTGGCCGGCCGCGGCGGCGATCGTGCCGCCGGCTACCGCCTGCGCGCCGCCGAGACACGACGCGACGCCGGCGACTTCGCCGGCGTCGAGCGCATCACTGCCGACATCAAACGCCGACGCCTGGTCGGCGATGAGGCGCTGCGCCTGGACCTGCTCGAAGCCGAGCTCGCGCTGCGTCACGGTGACGCGGCGCGTGCCAGCGCCTTGCTCACGATCCCGGAAACCGGCGTGCCGGCGCCGCTGCGCGCACGCGTGCTGGAACTCCGCGCCCGTTCCGAGGCAGCCAATGGCAAGCGCCTGGCCGCCGCACGCTTGCGCACGATGCTCGATGGCGAACTCGACGGCGTCGATCGCGAGGACAACCGCGAACAGCTCCTCGACCTGCTGGCTGGCCTCGACGAATCGACACTGAAAGCACATGCGACCACGCTGCGCCCGGACGATCCGCTGCTGCCTGCGATCGAGCAGGCGATCCGTCGGCATGGCGGAGCCCTGCCGCGCACGCTGCCAATACCACAGCGACCGGTCGGCACCCTGTTGCCGGGCAGCGAGCGCGAGGGCTATCGCGCGATCGCCCAGGTCGCCCTGATCCTGCCGTTCGGCGGCCAGGTGGCTGGCGTCGCGCAATCGATCCGCGATGGGTTCCTCGCCGCCTACTACAACGACGTCGATGGCCATCGCCCAAGCCTGCGCCTGTACGATGCCGGACGCACACCGGAAGACGCCATCGCCGCCTACCGCAAGGCCGTCGCCGATGGTGCCGGCGTCGTCGTCGGCCCCTTGCAGCGCGAGGCCGTCGGTGCGCTTTTGCGCCAGTCGCTGCCGGTGCGCGTGCTCGCCCTCAACCACCCCGACAGCGGCGAGACACCGCCGCCCGGCAGCGCCGAGTTCGGCCTGTTGCCGGATGCCGAAGGCATGCAGGCTGCCGAGCGCATGCTGTCGCTCGGCTTGACCCGCGCAGCGATCATCGCCGCCGATACCGACTGGGCCGAACGCGCCGCGCTCGCCTTCCGCGCGCAGTTCGAGTCGCGCGGCGGCACGGTGACCGGCGAGGCACGCATCCGCGAATCCGAGGTCAACTACAAGAGTGCCGTGTTGCAGGCCGCCGCAGCCATCACCGATGCGACCCAGACCATCGACGGCAGCGTGCGCCGAGACACGCCCACCGACGCCGGCGTGTTCATCAGCATGCGTCCGCAGCAGGCACGCCTGCTCGCCCCGCAACTCAAGCTCGCCGGCGTCAACGTACCGGTGCTGGCCACCTCGCACATCCACTCCGGTGAGACCAGTCCTGGCCTCGATCGCGATCTCGATGGCATCGAATTCTGCGATGCCGCGTGGTTGTTCGGCACCGTGCCCGGCCGTCCGGACCGCAACGAGATCAGCCACTACCTGCGCAGCGCCGGCGGCGTCGGTGCACGCCTGTTCGCCTTCGGCATGGATGCCTATGCGTTGCTGCCGTATCTGGACTGGCTGCTGGCCAACCGCGACGCCTACCTCGACGGTGCAACCGGTCAGCTCGCCGCCGACAGCTTCGGTCGCATCCACCGGGTGCTGACCTGGGCTCGCTATTCCGGTGGCGTTGCGCGGCCCGTGTACGGTGCACTGAGCCCGGCTGCGCCGTAG
- the rsmI gene encoding 16S rRNA (cytidine(1402)-2'-O)-methyltransferase: MDVKPGRLWVVATPIGNLDDLSPRAAEVLRTVATVAAEDTRHSTPLLARVGSRARTLALHEHNEREQAERIVALLREGQDVALVADAGTPLVSDPGFRLVRAAREAGIEVSPVPGPCAAIAALSVAGLPSDRFVFEGFLPAKSAARRERLQALAAETRTLIFHESSHRIADMLDDCVAVFGGARAAVVARELTKLFETVLSAPLGELAARVHADANQQRGEFVVLVGGADGADADVRLAEGRRVFALLRDELPPARAAKLAAAITGAPRKALYGEG; encoded by the coding sequence ATGGATGTGAAACCTGGCCGCCTGTGGGTGGTGGCGACGCCGATCGGCAACCTCGACGACCTGTCGCCGCGCGCGGCCGAGGTATTGCGCACGGTGGCCACGGTGGCCGCCGAGGATACGCGCCACAGCACGCCGCTGCTCGCCCGGGTCGGCAGCCGGGCCCGTACGCTGGCCTTGCATGAGCACAACGAACGCGAGCAGGCGGAACGCATCGTCGCGCTGCTGCGCGAAGGTCAAGACGTCGCCTTGGTCGCCGATGCCGGCACGCCGCTGGTCAGCGACCCGGGCTTCCGTCTCGTGCGCGCGGCACGTGAAGCCGGCATCGAGGTATCACCGGTTCCGGGACCATGCGCGGCGATCGCCGCATTGTCGGTGGCCGGCCTGCCGAGTGATCGCTTTGTCTTCGAGGGGTTCCTGCCAGCCAAGTCCGCCGCGCGTCGCGAGCGCCTGCAGGCGCTCGCCGCGGAGACACGCACGCTGATCTTCCATGAATCGAGCCACCGCATCGCCGACATGCTCGACGACTGCGTGGCGGTGTTCGGTGGCGCACGCGCTGCTGTCGTCGCGCGCGAGCTGACCAAGCTGTTCGAGACCGTGCTGTCAGCGCCGCTCGGCGAACTTGCCGCACGGGTGCACGCGGATGCGAACCAGCAGCGCGGCGAGTTCGTCGTCCTCGTCGGCGGTGCCGACGGTGCCGATGCCGACGTCCGCCTGGCCGAGGGCCGCCGCGTGTTCGCCCTGCTGCGCGACGAACTGCCGCCCGCCCGCGCCGCCAAACTCGCCGCTGCGATCACGGGCGCGCCACGCAAGGCCTTGTACGGGGAAGGCTGA
- a CDS encoding NAD(P)-dependent alcohol dehydrogenase, whose protein sequence is MTIKACGAHAADKPLEILDITRRAPGAHDVQIDIAYCGVCHSDLHQVRSEWAGTRYPCVPGHEIVGRVAAVGARVTAFKPGDLVGVGCLVDSCGQCEECGDGLENYCDNWVGTYNSPTPDAPGHTLGGYSQAIVVNERFVLRIRHPAQHLAAVAPLLCAGITTYSPLRHWRVGPGQKVGVVGIGGLGHMGIKLAHAMGAHVVAFTTSESKRAAATALGADEVVVSCNAGEMTAHVKSFDFILNTVAAPHDLDAFLALLKRDATMTLVGAPSSPHPSPNVFGLIMKRRALAGSLIGGIPETQEMLDFCAEHGIVADIELIRAGQINDAYERMLKGDVKYRFVIDIASLAG, encoded by the coding sequence ATGACCATCAAGGCCTGCGGCGCTCATGCCGCTGACAAGCCGCTGGAAATCCTCGACATCACGCGCCGCGCGCCCGGTGCGCACGATGTGCAGATCGACATCGCCTATTGCGGCGTCTGCCACTCGGACCTCCACCAGGTCCGTTCCGAGTGGGCCGGCACACGGTATCCGTGCGTGCCGGGGCACGAGATCGTCGGTCGCGTGGCGGCCGTCGGCGCGCGGGTGACCGCCTTCAAGCCTGGCGACCTGGTCGGTGTCGGCTGCCTCGTCGACAGTTGCGGGCAGTGCGAAGAATGCGGTGACGGGCTGGAAAACTACTGCGACAACTGGGTCGGAACCTACAACAGTCCGACGCCGGATGCGCCCGGTCATACGCTGGGTGGATATTCGCAGGCGATCGTCGTGAACGAGCGCTTCGTGCTGCGCATCCGTCATCCGGCGCAGCACCTGGCTGCGGTGGCGCCCCTGTTGTGCGCGGGGATCACCACGTATTCGCCGCTGCGCCACTGGAGGGTCGGGCCAGGGCAAAAGGTCGGCGTGGTCGGCATCGGCGGCCTCGGCCACATGGGCATCAAGCTTGCGCACGCGATGGGCGCGCATGTGGTCGCGTTCACCACTTCAGAATCAAAGCGTGCGGCGGCCACGGCATTGGGCGCGGATGAAGTGGTGGTGTCGTGCAACGCCGGGGAGATGACTGCGCACGTCAAGAGCTTCGATTTCATCCTCAACACGGTGGCCGCACCGCATGACCTGGATGCATTCCTTGCCCTGCTCAAGCGCGACGCCACCATGACCCTGGTCGGGGCGCCATCGTCGCCGCATCCGTCGCCCAACGTGTTCGGCCTCATCATGAAGCGCCGCGCGCTCGCCGGCTCGCTGATCGGTGGCATCCCTGAGACGCAGGAGATGCTGGATTTCTGCGCCGAACACGGCATCGTCGCCGACATCGAGTTGATTCGTGCGGGGCAGATCAACGACGCCTACGAACGCATGCTGAAGGGCGATGTGAAGTACCGCTTCGTGATCGACATCGCTTCGCTGGCGGGGTGA
- a CDS encoding stealth family protein, whose translation MSTDAVITWVDGADPQHRERLATYLAERGGERPRAAHSTRFNDAGEIDWCVASILRFAPWFRRIHIVTDGQVPALVARLAGTPWAERIAIVDHRDIFAGFEQHLPTFNSRAIISLLWRTPGLADQFVYFNDDMALLRPIDESDFFRDGRVVLRGQWRTQSQHLVSHRLKTWWRGLRGGETRVGNLDAQQRSARLAGMHDRYYRLYHNPYPMRVSVLAAFFAEHPELLARNVSYRLRSDEQFKTEAVATHLEIARHDSILDNRLHTVQLKPSEQWLPRMQAKMNRADRDERAAFVVVQSLEMAGQTAQARIDAWLDRRVGRLDDVIGGLS comes from the coding sequence ATGAGCACCGATGCCGTCATCACCTGGGTCGACGGCGCCGACCCGCAACACCGCGAGCGCCTCGCCACCTACCTGGCCGAACGCGGCGGTGAACGGCCGCGCGCCGCACACAGCACGCGTTTCAACGACGCCGGCGAAATCGACTGGTGCGTCGCCTCGATCTTGCGTTTCGCACCGTGGTTTCGCCGCATCCACATCGTCACCGACGGCCAGGTGCCGGCACTGGTCGCGCGTCTGGCCGGCACGCCCTGGGCCGAACGCATCGCCATCGTCGACCATCGCGACATCTTCGCCGGCTTCGAACAGCACCTGCCGACCTTCAACAGCCGCGCGATCATCAGCCTGCTCTGGCGCACTCCGGGACTCGCCGACCAGTTCGTCTATTTCAACGACGACATGGCCCTGCTGCGCCCGATCGACGAGAGTGACTTCTTCCGCGATGGCCGCGTCGTCCTGCGCGGGCAGTGGCGTACGCAATCGCAGCATCTCGTCTCGCACCGGCTCAAGACCTGGTGGCGTGGTCTGCGCGGGGGCGAAACACGCGTCGGCAACCTCGACGCGCAGCAGCGCAGCGCACGTCTCGCCGGAATGCACGATCGCTACTACCGGCTCTACCACAACCCGTACCCGATGCGCGTGTCGGTGCTTGCGGCGTTCTTCGCCGAGCACCCGGAACTGCTCGCCCGAAACGTCTCCTACCGCCTGCGCTCCGACGAGCAGTTCAAGACCGAAGCAGTCGCCACCCACCTCGAAATCGCCCGCCACGACTCCATCCTCGACAATCGTCTGCACACTGTTCAGCTCAAGCCGAGTGAACAATGGCTGCCGCGCATGCAGGCCAAGATGAATCGCGCCGATCGTGACGAGCGTGCTGCGTTCGTCGTCGTACAGAGCCTCGAGATGGCCGGCCAAACAGCGCAAGCGCGCATCGACGCCTGGCTCGACCGGCGTGTTGGGCGGCTCGACGATGTGATCGGCGGGCTTTCGTAG
- a CDS encoding M13-type metalloendopeptidase — MNPTPLKPLALALATTLTLAACKQADQPTTAAAAPAASTAPVQKHVAFDISELDTTIDACQDFNGFVNAKWLAANPVPADKTRWGSFDMLREKSLNTQKALVEAVAAKTDAAPGSLEQLVGAFYAAAMDEAAIERAGFDPIKSELAKIDALQGPGDVAAYLTAAHAQGFMQVFAFGSGADYKDSANTIAYAFQAGLTLPTRDYYTDDKHAATREAYTAHIVRLLELVGVDAAAAKQQAADVLAFETRLAKVSFAPAELNDPANQYNFVSLDEAKKAMPHFDWPAFFAAQGANVEKGFSLSQPKFFAEVDRMIAETPIAQWQAYLRFHAVDAAAPYLSSPFQDASFAFHKQTLNGQKEQEPRWKRALASVNDNIGMALGQLYVVDNFPPEAKERARVLVDNVQAALKARIEKLDWMGEATKAKALEKWASFLPKIGYPDKWRDWSGLELKRDDHFGNILATLKFNHAHDVAKIGKPTDRLEWHMTPQTVNAYYNPTDNTINFPAAILQPPFFDAQADDAINYGGIGAVIGHEAIHGYDDQGSQFDARGNYADWWQPADKEAFKARTGKLVEQFAAYEPLPGKHIDGVLTLGENIADLGGLTVSYDALQVALGKKPGESNATIDGYTEDQRFFLNWARVWRGNMLDKRLEVMLATDPHSPARYRATGAPSNLDSFASAFGCKEGDAMVRSGDAQVKIW, encoded by the coding sequence ATGAACCCGACCCCGCTGAAACCGCTGGCGCTCGCGCTTGCGACCACCCTCACCCTTGCCGCATGCAAGCAGGCCGACCAGCCGACTACGGCAGCGGCTGCGCCAGCCGCCAGCACAGCGCCGGTGCAGAAGCATGTCGCCTTCGACATCAGCGAACTCGACACCACCATCGATGCCTGCCAGGACTTCAACGGTTTCGTCAATGCCAAATGGCTCGCGGCCAATCCGGTGCCGGCAGACAAGACGCGTTGGGGTTCCTTCGACATGCTGCGCGAGAAGAGCCTGAACACGCAGAAGGCACTGGTCGAGGCCGTCGCGGCGAAGACCGATGCAGCCCCCGGCTCGCTCGAACAGTTGGTCGGCGCGTTCTATGCCGCCGCCATGGACGAAGCGGCGATCGAACGCGCCGGTTTCGACCCGATCAAGTCCGAACTGGCGAAGATCGATGCGCTGCAGGGTCCGGGCGATGTTGCCGCCTACCTGACAGCCGCCCACGCCCAGGGCTTCATGCAGGTGTTCGCCTTCGGCTCCGGCGCCGACTACAAGGACTCCGCCAACACCATCGCCTACGCCTTCCAGGCCGGCCTCACCCTGCCGACGCGCGATTACTACACCGACGACAAGCACGCGGCGACGCGCGAGGCTTACACCGCCCACATCGTGCGCCTGCTCGAACTGGTCGGCGTCGACGCCGCCGCGGCAAAACAGCAGGCCGCCGACGTGCTCGCCTTCGAGACGCGCCTGGCCAAGGTCTCGTTCGCCCCGGCCGAACTCAACGATCCGGCCAATCAATACAATTTCGTCAGCCTCGATGAGGCGAAGAAGGCCATGCCGCACTTCGACTGGCCGGCGTTCTTCGCAGCCCAGGGCGCCAATGTCGAAAAGGGCTTCTCCCTGTCGCAGCCGAAGTTCTTCGCCGAGGTCGACCGCATGATCGCGGAAACGCCGATCGCGCAGTGGCAGGCCTACCTGCGCTTCCACGCCGTCGACGCCGCCGCGCCGTATCTGTCCTCGCCATTCCAGGATGCGAGCTTCGCCTTCCACAAGCAGACGCTCAACGGCCAGAAGGAACAGGAGCCGCGCTGGAAGCGCGCGCTGGCGTCGGTCAATGACAACATCGGCATGGCCCTCGGCCAGCTCTACGTCGTCGACAACTTCCCGCCCGAAGCGAAGGAGCGCGCACGGGTGCTGGTCGACAACGTGCAAGCCGCACTCAAGGCGCGCATCGAAAAGCTCGACTGGATGGGCGAGGCGACCAAGGCCAAGGCGCTTGAAAAGTGGGCGAGCTTTCTGCCGAAGATCGGCTATCCCGACAAATGGCGCGACTGGAGTGGCCTGGAACTCAAGCGCGACGATCATTTCGGCAACATCCTTGCCACGCTGAAGTTCAACCATGCCCACGACGTGGCCAAGATCGGCAAGCCGACCGACCGCCTCGAGTGGCACATGACACCGCAGACGGTCAACGCCTACTACAACCCGACCGACAACACGATCAACTTCCCGGCCGCGATCCTGCAGCCGCCGTTCTTCGACGCCCAGGCCGACGACGCGATCAACTATGGCGGCATCGGCGCGGTGATTGGGCATGAGGCGATCCACGGCTACGACGACCAGGGCAGCCAGTTCGACGCCCGTGGAAATTACGCGGACTGGTGGCAGCCTGCCGACAAGGAGGCATTCAAGGCGCGTACCGGCAAGCTCGTCGAGCAGTTCGCCGCCTACGAGCCCCTGCCGGGCAAGCACATCGACGGCGTGCTCACGCTCGGCGAGAACATTGCCGACCTCGGCGGCCTCACCGTGTCCTACGACGCCCTGCAGGTCGCCCTGGGCAAGAAGCCGGGCGAATCGAACGCAACGATCGACGGCTATACCGAAGACCAGCGCTTCTTCCTGAACTGGGCGCGCGTATGGCGCGGCAACATGCTCGACAAGCGCCTCGAAGTGATGCTCGCCACCGACCCGCACTCACCGGCCCGCTACCGCGCGACCGGCGCGCCGTCAAACCTCGACAGTTTCGCCAGCGCCTTCGGCTGCAAGGAAGGCGATGCGATGGTGCGCAGTGGCGATGCGCAGGTGAAGATCTGGTGA